One Mycolicibacterium sp. ND9-15 genomic window, GGATACCGTGAGTTCAGATACTTCGAGTTCTGCGGCGGCAGACGAGCCGACGGCCACGCCCACCGCAGAGACCGCGCCAACCGCCGACGTCGCGTCCGGTAACCGCGCCGGCTCACTGTCGACCATGGTGCTGCCGGAGCTGCGTGCTCTGGCCAAGGAGATCGGCGTCGAGGGCGCATCCGGGATGCGGAAGAGCGAACTGGTCGCAGCGATCCGCGAACGCCGCGGCGAGTCGAACGGCCGCAGCCAGGTGTCCGCCGCCGGCGAGACGAAAACCGCCGAACCTGCGAAGGATGCTCCGAAAACCGAGTCGGACGCCGAGAGCGACGACCGAGGCTCGAATGCGGACGCAGAGCAGCAACCCCGCCGTCGCGAGCGCCGCGGCGCGTCGCGCGGGACGGGCGCGCCGGATTCCTCCGGTGGCCAGCCCGACGCTCAGGACGACAAGTCCGGCGCCCCGCAGAAGGACCAGTCCAAGTCGGATGCCAGGTCCGACGGCGATCAGCAGCAAGGCGACCAGCAGGGCGGCCAGAACCGCGGCAACGCTGGCGACGACGACGGCGAGGGCCGTGGCGGCCGCCGGGGTCGCCGCTACCGCGACCGCAGGCGCCGTGAGCGCGGCGGCGAGGGCGGCGGTGACCGCGACACCGAACTCCGCGAGGACGACGTCGTCCAGCCCGTCGCGGGCATTCTCGATGTGCTCGACAACTACGCGTTCGTCCGCACCTCCGGCTATCTAGCCGGCCCGAATGACGTGTACGTCTCCATGAACATGGTGCGCAAGAACGGCTTGCGCCGCGGCGACGCGGTGACGGGCGCGGTGCGGGTGCCCAAAGAAGGTGAAGGCGGCGGCCAGAATCCGCGGCAGAAGTTCAATCCGCTGGTCCGGCTCGACACGGTCAACGGCAAGCCGGTCGAGGAGGCCAAAAAGCGCCCGGACTTCAACAAGCTCACCCCGCTCTACCCGAATCAGCGGCTTCGCCTGGAGACGACGCCCGAGCGACTCACCACGCGCGTCATCGACCTGATCATGCCGATCGGCAAGGGTCAGCGCGCGCTGATCGTGTCACCGCCGAAGGCCGGTAAGACCACGATCCTTCAGGACATCGCGAACGCGATCACCACGAACAACCCGGAATGCCATCTGATGGTGGTGCTCGTCGACGAGCGTCCGGAAGAGGTGACCGACATGCAGCGCTCGGTCAAGGGCGAAGTCATCGCCTCGACCTTCGACCGGCCGCCGTCCGATCACACCCAGGCCGCCGAGCTCGCGATCGAGCGCGCCAAGCGCCTGGTCGAACAGGGCAAGGACGTCGTCGTGCTGCTGGACTCGATCACCCGGTTGGGCCGCGCGTACAACAACGCGTCACCGGCGTCGGGGCGCATCCTGTCCGGTGGTGTCGACTCGACCGCGCTGTACCCGCCGAAGCGGTTCCTCGGGGCGGCCCGCAACATCGAAGAGGGTGGCTCGCTGACCATCGTCGCCACCGCCATGGTGGAAACCGGGTCCACCGGCGACACCGTGATCTTCGAGGAGTTCAAGGGCACCGGCAACGCCGAGCTCAAACTCGACCGCAAGATCGCCGAGCGACGCGTCTTCCCGGCCGTCGACGTCAACCCGTCGGGCACCCGTAAGGACGAGTTGTTGCTCGGCCCGGACGAGTTCGCGGTCGTACACAAGCTGCGTCGGGTGCTGTCGGGTCTCGACCCACATCAGGCCATCGACCTGTTGATGAGCCAGTTGCGCAAGACCAAGAACAACTACGAGTTCCTGGTGCAGGTCTCCAAGACCGCTCCGGGTTCGGCGGACGTCGACTGACCGGTGATTTCGGTGCTCAATCGGTCGCTCAGCGATCGGTAGCGCACCGAAACCACCTCAGCGATAGGGGTCGGTGATCTCGCGCAGCGCCACCAGCGCGTCGCGCATCTGCGTGTGCCTGCGCTCACCGAGGAACTCTCGCCACTCGTTCTCGACCCTGGCTATCGCGGCTC contains:
- the rho gene encoding transcription termination factor Rho, which produces MTETDLITAGGSSDIGALPDTVSSDTSSSAAADEPTATPTAETAPTADVASGNRAGSLSTMVLPELRALAKEIGVEGASGMRKSELVAAIRERRGESNGRSQVSAAGETKTAEPAKDAPKTESDAESDDRGSNADAEQQPRRRERRGASRGTGAPDSSGGQPDAQDDKSGAPQKDQSKSDARSDGDQQQGDQQGGQNRGNAGDDDGEGRGGRRGRRYRDRRRRERGGEGGGDRDTELREDDVVQPVAGILDVLDNYAFVRTSGYLAGPNDVYVSMNMVRKNGLRRGDAVTGAVRVPKEGEGGGQNPRQKFNPLVRLDTVNGKPVEEAKKRPDFNKLTPLYPNQRLRLETTPERLTTRVIDLIMPIGKGQRALIVSPPKAGKTTILQDIANAITTNNPECHLMVVLVDERPEEVTDMQRSVKGEVIASTFDRPPSDHTQAAELAIERAKRLVEQGKDVVVLLDSITRLGRAYNNASPASGRILSGGVDSTALYPPKRFLGAARNIEEGGSLTIVATAMVETGSTGDTVIFEEFKGTGNAELKLDRKIAERRVFPAVDVNPSGTRKDELLLGPDEFAVVHKLRRVLSGLDPHQAIDLLMSQLRKTKNNYEFLVQVSKTAPGSADVD